Proteins encoded by one window of Actinocorallia herbida:
- the pknB gene encoding Stk1 family PASTA domain-containing Ser/Thr kinase translates to MTQPRLLGGRYELGGVIGRGGMAEVFRARDLRLDRTVAIKTLRTDLARDATFQARFRREAQSAASLNHPSIIAVYDTGEDDFNGQPIPYIVMEFVEGHTLRELIRPEGGGERRLRPERALEITDGILRALDYSHRGGIIHRDIKPANVMLTRSHEVKVMDFGIARAMSDSAATMTATAQVIGTAQYLSPEQARGERVDARSDLYSAGCVLYELLTSRPPFQGDSPVAIAYQHVREEPIPPSQIDPEIPQWADRIVLKAMTKDPAHRYQSASEFRADIQRAMQGAPVASQSTATMVVPPMAGTQVMGAAPGGQTRVQPPVGPATYAGQNYNDLPPVRYDDTQYGNRPQGPGGPGGRASHRADDDEQPGKKAQSLALYVLLGVVVFGLLAGLVAWMTSGGGDDNKTDTVTIGNVSGQSEKDATADLESDGLKVTVQRENSDTVDTGDAIRTDPEAGQEVDAGSAVTLFVSSGKGKVTIPTGLAGQSQTDVQRILQDLGLEVKIKNEVTSDAEPGTVLKTNPGGGQKVAAGSTVTITVAKAEDLITMPDLYQMTQQDAQAELERLGLTSIRFIQTTPEGDVAPGSVFKTNPEAGAQVKKDQSITVYVAQDIETPPTETTPPVDPGVTTPPVEDGTEGGRTDGLYREP, encoded by the coding sequence ATGACACAGCCTCGGCTGCTCGGTGGCCGTTACGAGCTCGGTGGGGTCATCGGGCGCGGCGGCATGGCCGAGGTGTTCCGTGCCCGTGACCTTCGCCTTGACCGGACCGTCGCGATCAAGACCCTCCGCACCGACCTGGCCAGGGACGCCACGTTCCAGGCCCGATTCCGCCGTGAGGCGCAGTCGGCGGCGTCGCTGAACCACCCGTCGATCATCGCGGTGTACGACACCGGCGAGGACGACTTCAACGGCCAGCCGATCCCCTACATCGTCATGGAGTTCGTCGAGGGCCACACGCTGCGCGAGCTGATCCGCCCCGAAGGCGGCGGCGAGCGGCGGCTGCGGCCCGAGCGCGCGCTGGAGATCACCGACGGCATCCTGCGCGCCCTCGATTACTCCCATCGCGGCGGGATCATCCACCGCGACATCAAGCCGGCCAACGTCATGCTGACGCGGTCGCACGAGGTCAAGGTGATGGACTTCGGCATCGCCCGCGCGATGTCGGACTCCGCCGCGACCATGACCGCGACCGCCCAGGTGATCGGCACGGCCCAGTACCTGTCGCCCGAGCAGGCCCGCGGCGAGCGCGTCGACGCGCGCAGCGACCTGTACTCCGCCGGCTGCGTGCTCTACGAACTGCTGACCAGCAGGCCGCCCTTCCAGGGCGACTCCCCCGTGGCGATCGCCTACCAGCACGTCCGCGAGGAACCGATCCCGCCGTCGCAGATCGACCCGGAGATCCCGCAGTGGGCCGACCGGATCGTGCTCAAGGCGATGACCAAGGACCCCGCGCACCGCTACCAGAGCGCCTCGGAGTTCCGCGCCGACATCCAGCGGGCCATGCAGGGCGCCCCCGTGGCGTCCCAGTCGACCGCGACCATGGTCGTGCCGCCGATGGCGGGCACCCAGGTGATGGGCGCGGCGCCCGGCGGGCAGACCCGGGTGCAGCCGCCCGTGGGCCCGGCGACCTACGCGGGCCAGAACTACAACGACCTTCCGCCGGTCCGCTACGACGACACCCAGTACGGCAACCGCCCGCAGGGTCCCGGCGGCCCGGGCGGCCGCGCCTCCCACCGCGCCGACGACGACGAGCAGCCCGGTAAGAAGGCGCAGAGCCTCGCGCTGTACGTACTGCTCGGCGTCGTGGTGTTCGGCCTCCTCGCCGGTCTGGTGGCCTGGATGACCAGCGGCGGCGGTGACGACAACAAGACCGACACCGTCACCATCGGCAACGTCTCCGGCCAGTCCGAGAAGGACGCCACGGCCGACCTCGAGTCCGACGGGCTCAAGGTGACGGTCCAGCGGGAGAACAGCGACACCGTCGACACGGGCGACGCGATCCGCACCGACCCCGAGGCGGGCCAGGAGGTGGACGCCGGATCGGCGGTCACCCTGTTCGTCTCGTCCGGCAAGGGCAAGGTGACGATCCCGACGGGCCTCGCCGGCCAGTCGCAGACCGACGTGCAGCGAATCCTCCAGGATCTCGGGCTCGAGGTGAAGATCAAGAACGAGGTCACCTCCGACGCCGAACCCGGCACCGTGCTCAAGACCAACCCGGGCGGCGGTCAGAAGGTCGCCGCGGGCTCCACGGTCACCATCACGGTCGCCAAGGCCGAGGACCTGATCACCATGCCCGACCTTTACCAGATGACCCAGCAGGACGCCCAGGCTGAACTGGAGCGGCTCGGGCTCACCTCGATCCGGTTCATCCAGACGACCCCTGAGGGCGATGTGGCGCCCGGTTCGGTCTTCAAGACCAACCCGGAGGCCGGCGCCCAGGTCAAGAAGGACCAGTCGATCACCGTCTACGTGGCCCAGGACATCGAGACGCCTCCGACCGAGACCACCCCGCCCGTCGACCCCGGGGTGACCACCCCGCCGGTCGAGGACGGCACCGAGGGCGGCCGGACCGACGGCCTCTACCGGGAGCCCTGA
- a CDS encoding Stp1/IreP family PP2C-type Ser/Thr phosphatase, with the protein MNTPRIGIRYATRSDVGMLREGNEDSGYAGPRLLAVADGMGGHVGGEIASATAIETLRKLDADVPAEQLLTALEHAVRAANDRLHQTVEGDPSLQGMGTTLTAMLWSGQQVALAHIGDSRAYLLRNGELFQITHDHTLVQSLVDEGRISLDEAATHPQRSLLLRALDGRNEVEPDLSLREAQVGDRYLLCSDGLSGVVSADTIHQVLTSHETPDGAIRQLIDLANRGGGPDNITCVMADVVDLDASAPPPDRSLLVGAAASKAQEAEQNRPRPADTPAQRAADLRDTLPQPALMMNGGDFTPPPAPAPAAAPPPYQHGGPPPAPPGPPQQAAPLAAPPGRSRRRGRKATLLLGAAGVTGLLVIGAAFFGYRTLNSGYYLRAEGGDVVVYEGSNDKVLGFDLSAKGAKGVQPDPKLAVADLTDPAQRDVRGRGITANSPKGIQDEIEKLRGQLCQFKIVRDDAGKTLIVVQGRDQKDCTPKPVTQNPKAGALPAPEVKFLSAAELASIEAETHPTLQKAVEKLAALKNQVDKCRDNDNSCPG; encoded by the coding sequence ATGAACACTCCACGTATCGGCATCCGCTACGCGACCCGCTCGGACGTCGGCATGCTCCGCGAGGGCAACGAGGACTCCGGCTACGCCGGGCCCCGGCTCCTCGCGGTCGCCGACGGCATGGGCGGCCATGTCGGCGGCGAGATCGCCAGCGCCACCGCGATCGAGACCCTCCGCAAGCTCGACGCGGACGTCCCGGCCGAACAGCTGCTCACCGCGTTGGAACACGCGGTCAGGGCGGCCAACGACCGGCTGCACCAGACCGTCGAGGGCGATCCGTCGCTCCAGGGCATGGGCACCACGCTGACGGCGATGCTGTGGTCCGGCCAGCAGGTCGCGCTCGCGCACATCGGCGACTCGCGCGCCTACCTGCTGCGCAACGGCGAACTGTTCCAGATCACGCACGACCACACCCTGGTGCAGTCGCTCGTCGACGAGGGCAGGATCAGCCTCGACGAGGCGGCCACCCACCCGCAGCGCTCCCTGCTGCTGCGCGCGTTGGACGGCCGCAACGAGGTCGAGCCCGACCTCTCGCTGCGCGAGGCCCAGGTCGGCGACCGCTACCTGCTGTGCTCCGACGGCCTGTCCGGCGTGGTGTCCGCGGACACCATCCACCAGGTGCTCACCAGCCACGAGACCCCGGACGGCGCGATCCGCCAGCTCATCGATCTGGCGAACCGCGGCGGCGGCCCGGACAACATCACCTGTGTGATGGCCGACGTCGTCGATCTGGACGCCTCCGCGCCGCCGCCGGACCGCTCGCTGCTCGTCGGCGCGGCGGCCAGCAAGGCCCAGGAGGCCGAGCAGAACCGGCCGAGACCCGCCGACACGCCCGCCCAGCGCGCCGCCGACCTCCGCGACACGCTGCCGCAGCCCGCGCTGATGATGAACGGCGGCGACTTCACCCCGCCGCCCGCGCCGGCGCCCGCCGCGGCGCCGCCGCCCTACCAGCACGGCGGCCCGCCGCCCGCGCCTCCCGGTCCGCCGCAGCAGGCCGCGCCCCTGGCGGCGCCGCCCGGCCGCAGCCGGCGCCGGGGGCGCAAGGCGACCCTGCTGCTCGGCGCGGCGGGCGTCACCGGCCTCCTGGTCATCGGCGCCGCGTTCTTCGGCTACCGGACCCTGAACAGCGGCTACTACCTGCGGGCCGAGGGCGGCGACGTCGTCGTCTACGAGGGCAGCAACGACAAGGTGCTCGGCTTCGACCTTTCGGCGAAGGGCGCCAAGGGCGTCCAGCCCGATCCCAAGCTCGCGGTGGCCGACCTCACCGACCCCGCGCAGCGCGACGTGCGCGGCCGGGGCATCACCGCGAATTCGCCCAAGGGCATCCAGGACGAGATCGAGAAACTGCGCGGGCAGCTCTGCCAGTTCAAGATCGTGCGGGACGACGCGGGCAAGACCCTCATCGTCGTCCAGGGCCGGGACCAGAAGGACTGCACCCCCAAACCGGTCACCCAGAATCCGAAGGCCGGGGCGCTCCCGGCACCTGAGGTCAAGTTCCTGAGCGCCGCGGAACTCGCGTCCATCGAGGCGGAGACCCACCCGACCCTCCAGAAGGCGGTCGAGAAGCTCGCCGCCCTGAAGAACCAGGTCGACAAGTGCCGGGACAACGACAACTCGTGCCCGGGTTGA
- a CDS encoding penicillin-binding transpeptidase domain-containing protein: protein MNKELKRVGLVGLALIGVLAINVNWIQAGQAEDLRVHKLNNRPLQGVSLRARGDIISADGVKMAWSDALSPGDAKTKYQRRYLKNAEAFVPVTGYYAGTMQQAGLELAYNSLLDGIDTRQSTDSWVRMLTGEKPLGGTIYTTIDSKAQTRAYQTLSAQNPLRAAAVVIDVKTGAIKVAASYPSFDPTSVADIKNPGDDQKKLDELGDAKGQPLVDKAYSELFPPGSSFKTIVAAAFLGKDGNTKDSAVPSPREVPTGGGVIGNSHNDNICGVGSAPLIGTFAQSCNTTYALLGVDDTVLGNEAVRAQSEKFGFYKPIPIEQDLDAPASQYPHNVDNRDEILRGSFGQGETKTTTLQMAMVAAAIANGGDMMKPYLVDKAVGRIEGDKGKPEETGTIHEAEQETFGKPISGDTASQLQDMMREVVASGTATNLQGRNIAGKTGTTELTATRGGAWFVGFAPADDPKYGFAVFVEGSTSLFGASTSGPIAADIIDALGKK from the coding sequence ATGAACAAGGAGCTGAAGCGGGTCGGCCTGGTCGGCCTCGCGCTGATCGGCGTCCTCGCGATCAACGTCAACTGGATCCAGGCCGGACAGGCCGAGGACCTGCGGGTGCACAAGCTGAACAACCGGCCGCTCCAGGGCGTGTCGCTGCGGGCGCGGGGCGACATCATCTCGGCCGACGGGGTCAAGATGGCCTGGTCCGACGCGCTCAGCCCGGGAGACGCCAAGACCAAGTACCAGCGCCGCTACCTGAAGAACGCCGAGGCCTTCGTACCGGTCACCGGGTACTACGCGGGGACCATGCAGCAGGCCGGCCTGGAACTCGCCTACAACTCCCTGCTCGACGGGATCGACACCCGTCAGAGCACCGACTCGTGGGTCCGCATGCTGACGGGGGAGAAGCCCCTGGGCGGGACCATCTACACCACGATCGACTCCAAGGCACAGACACGCGCGTACCAGACCCTCTCAGCCCAGAACCCCTTGCGCGCCGCGGCCGTCGTCATCGACGTCAAGACGGGTGCGATCAAGGTCGCCGCGAGCTACCCCTCCTTCGACCCGACCTCCGTCGCCGACATCAAGAATCCCGGCGACGACCAGAAGAAGCTCGACGAACTGGGCGATGCCAAGGGCCAGCCGCTGGTCGACAAGGCCTACAGCGAACTGTTCCCGCCCGGATCGTCGTTCAAGACGATCGTCGCGGCGGCCTTCCTGGGCAAGGACGGCAACACCAAGGACAGCGCCGTGCCCTCCCCCCGCGAGGTGCCGACCGGAGGCGGCGTCATCGGCAACAGCCACAACGACAACATCTGCGGCGTCGGCTCCGCCCCGCTGATCGGCACGTTCGCCCAGTCCTGCAACACCACCTACGCCCTCCTCGGCGTGGACGACACGGTCCTCGGCAACGAGGCGGTCCGCGCCCAGTCGGAGAAGTTCGGGTTCTACAAGCCGATCCCGATCGAGCAGGACCTCGACGCCCCGGCCTCCCAGTACCCGCACAACGTCGACAACCGCGACGAGATCCTGCGCGGTTCGTTCGGCCAGGGCGAGACCAAGACCACGACCCTCCAGATGGCCATGGTCGCCGCGGCGATCGCCAACGGCGGCGACATGATGAAGCCCTACCTCGTCGACAAGGCCGTCGGCCGGATCGAAGGCGACAAGGGCAAGCCCGAAGAGACCGGCACGATCCACGAGGCCGAGCAGGAGACCTTCGGCAAGCCGATCAGCGGCGACACCGCATCCCAGCTCCAGGACATGATGCGCGAGGTCGTCGCCTCCGGGACCGCGACCAACCTCCAGGGACGCAACATCGCTGGAAAGACGGGTACGACGGAACTGACGGCTACCCGAGGAGGCGCCTGGTTCGTCGGATTCGCCCCGGCGGACGACCCGAAATACGGCTTCGCGGTCTTCGTCGAAGGCAGCACCAGCCTCTTCGGCGCGAGCACCTCGGGCCCCATCGCCGCGGACATCATCGACGCCCTGGGGAAGAAGTGA
- a CDS encoding FtsW/RodA/SpoVE family cell cycle protein: MSEAATPTAGRTRLGASLGLLIFAIVVAVSAFAQVGLARDGTLPTGMFGYGLAIAALSGVAFFVVRRFTPYADPVLLPLAMLLNGLGLAMIYRIDQTTIATFEEDKARFEATHPGAKYTPFGAGANVNGQLLWTVLSIGLFIAALILLRDIKILQRYHYTLGAIGLVLLVAPVFFPGVNGSKIWIQLGPLSVQPAEFCKFAFIAFFAAYLVKKRAALSLVSRKVGPLELPRPRDLMPILIFWVIALMILAVENDFGTALLFFGLFVSMVYIATGKVAWVVIGVGMFVGGALLLYGLAHVIGGPLEHVNQRIEIWLDPEAFFGNGCSHGGEIFNAVSDADGYKACVASGGNISNSEQLMKGLFALGQGGVIGTGLGQGQPYLNDLAFSDEIFTSFGEEIGLTGLMAVLLVYVLLVERGFKIAIATKDEFAKLFAGGVSFVFALQVFAICGGVTKLIPFTGLTTPFLTQGGSSLLANWILIAILLRLSHEARKPAPVAIQDEGMTQIVNLRGAQE; the protein is encoded by the coding sequence ATGAGCGAGGCAGCGACTCCGACGGCGGGACGCACCCGTCTCGGGGCATCCCTCGGGCTGCTCATCTTCGCGATCGTGGTCGCGGTGTCGGCCTTCGCCCAGGTGGGCCTGGCCCGCGACGGCACCCTGCCGACCGGCATGTTCGGCTACGGCCTGGCCATCGCGGCCCTGTCGGGCGTGGCGTTCTTCGTGGTGCGCAGGTTCACGCCCTACGCCGACCCGGTCCTGCTGCCGCTGGCGATGCTGCTCAACGGCCTCGGCCTGGCGATGATCTACCGCATCGACCAGACGACCATCGCCACGTTCGAGGAGGACAAGGCCCGCTTCGAGGCGACCCACCCGGGGGCCAAGTACACCCCGTTCGGCGCCGGCGCCAACGTGAACGGCCAGCTCCTGTGGACGGTCCTGTCGATCGGCCTGTTCATCGCGGCGCTGATCCTGCTGCGCGACATCAAGATCCTCCAGCGGTACCACTACACGCTGGGCGCGATCGGCCTCGTCCTGCTCGTCGCCCCGGTCTTCTTCCCCGGCGTCAACGGCTCCAAGATCTGGATCCAGCTCGGTCCGCTCTCGGTGCAGCCCGCCGAGTTCTGCAAGTTCGCCTTCATCGCCTTCTTCGCGGCATATCTGGTGAAGAAACGAGCGGCACTGTCCCTGGTGAGCCGCAAGGTCGGCCCACTGGAGCTGCCGCGCCCGCGCGACCTGATGCCGATCCTCATCTTCTGGGTGATCGCGTTGATGATCCTCGCGGTCGAGAACGACTTCGGCACCGCGCTGCTGTTCTTCGGCCTGTTCGTCTCGATGGTCTACATCGCCACGGGCAAGGTCGCCTGGGTCGTCATCGGCGTCGGCATGTTCGTCGGCGGCGCGCTCCTGCTCTACGGTCTCGCGCACGTCATCGGCGGCCCGCTGGAGCACGTCAACCAGCGCATCGAGATCTGGCTGGACCCCGAGGCGTTCTTCGGCAACGGCTGCTCGCACGGCGGCGAGATCTTCAACGCCGTGAGCGACGCCGACGGCTACAAGGCCTGCGTGGCGAGCGGCGGCAACATCTCCAACAGCGAGCAGCTCATGAAGGGCCTGTTCGCGCTCGGCCAGGGCGGCGTCATCGGCACCGGCCTCGGTCAGGGCCAGCCGTACCTGAACGACCTGGCCTTCAGCGACGAGATCTTCACGTCCTTCGGCGAGGAGATCGGCCTCACCGGCCTCATGGCGGTGCTGCTCGTCTACGTCCTTCTCGTCGAGCGCGGCTTCAAGATCGCGATCGCCACGAAGGACGAGTTCGCCAAGCTCTTCGCGGGCGGCGTCTCGTTCGTCTTCGCGCTCCAGGTCTTCGCGATCTGCGGCGGCGTCACGAAGCTCATCCCGTTCACCGGTCTGACGACGCCGTTCCTGACCCAGGGTGGTTCGTCCCTGCTGGCCAACTGGATCCTCATCGCGATCCTGCTGCGGCTCAGCCACGAGGCGCGCAAGCCCGCGCCGGTGGCGATCCAGGACGAGGGGATGACGCAGATCGTCAATCTGAGGGGGGCCCAGGAGTGA
- a CDS encoding FhaA domain-containing protein: MGVLQRFERRLEGMVEGAFARAFKAELQPVEVASAVQREMDERAAIVAQGRTLVPNDFVVEISHPDGQRLEVYADSLSQELANLAREYAKEQGFSFVGPVRVRFEPAGDLGTGMFRIRSGVVRGSTIENNEIRQPHTDHPRHGSAFPGRPRLDVTTGDGARQSYDISTPVTLLGRGTDCDLRLVDPGVSRHHAEIRVEGPEIVLVDLGSTNGSFVNGQPIRRVSLVDGTRITIGRTNLVFRRDRE; this comes from the coding sequence GTGGGCGTCCTACAACGCTTCGAACGTCGACTCGAGGGCATGGTCGAGGGTGCCTTCGCGAGGGCGTTCAAGGCGGAGCTTCAGCCGGTCGAGGTGGCCAGCGCGGTGCAACGCGAGATGGACGAGCGCGCGGCGATCGTGGCCCAGGGTCGCACCCTGGTGCCGAACGACTTCGTGGTCGAGATCTCGCACCCCGACGGCCAGCGGCTCGAGGTCTACGCCGACAGCCTCAGCCAGGAACTGGCGAACCTCGCCAGGGAGTACGCCAAGGAACAGGGCTTCTCCTTCGTGGGCCCCGTCCGGGTCCGCTTCGAGCCGGCCGGCGACCTCGGCACCGGAATGTTCCGCATCCGGTCCGGCGTCGTGCGCGGGTCCACGATCGAGAACAACGAGATCCGCCAGCCGCACACCGACCATCCGCGCCACGGCAGCGCCTTCCCCGGCCGCCCCCGGCTGGACGTCACCACGGGTGACGGGGCGCGCCAGTCCTATGACATCAGCACGCCGGTGACCCTTCTCGGCCGCGGGACGGACTGCGATCTGCGCCTGGTGGACCCGGGAGTATCCCGGCATCACGCCGAGATCCGTGTAGAAGGTCCCGAAATCGTGCTCGTGGATCTAGGGTCTACCAACGGCAGTTTCGTGAACGGTCAGCCGATACGTCGGGTCTCACTCGTCGACGGCACCCGGATCACGATCGGCCGGACCAACCTCGTGTTCCGCCGCGACCGGGAGTAG
- a CDS encoding FHA domain-containing protein FhaB/FipA, with protein sequence MTPITLTLIKIAFLAVLWLFVIAAVGVIRADLFGSKAAERAANRPPRPARQTAQERARQQRQASPPQQQSAPARPPTQPQQQQQPQGQGQAVLVVTEGPLTGTTIDLASSGTVTVGRAPDSTLVVSDDYASSRHARIYAQGADWVLEDLNSTNGTYLGRSKVTRPVQLPVGVPVRIGKTVIELRK encoded by the coding sequence ATGACCCCGATCACCCTGACGCTCATCAAGATCGCGTTCCTCGCGGTGCTGTGGCTGTTCGTCATCGCCGCGGTGGGCGTGATCCGAGCCGACCTGTTCGGTTCCAAGGCCGCAGAGCGAGCCGCGAACCGCCCCCCGAGACCGGCCCGCCAGACCGCGCAGGAGCGCGCGAGGCAGCAGCGTCAGGCCTCCCCCCCTCAGCAGCAGTCCGCTCCTGCCCGCCCTCCGACGCAGCCGCAGCAACAGCAGCAGCCGCAAGGGCAGGGGCAGGCGGTCCTGGTGGTCACCGAGGGCCCGCTCACCGGCACGACGATCGACCTCGCCTCCTCCGGCACGGTCACCGTCGGCCGGGCCCCCGACTCCACGCTCGTGGTGTCGGACGACTACGCGTCGAGCCGCCACGCCCGGATCTACGCCCAGGGCGCCGATTGGGTCCTTGAGGACCTGAACTCGACGAACGGCACCTACCTCGGCCGGTCGAAGGTGACCCGGCCCGTCCAACTCCCTGTCGGCGTCCCGGTGCGTATCGGCAAGACCGTAATCGAGTTGCGCAAATGA